One Mesorhizobium sp. L-2-11 genomic region harbors:
- a CDS encoding DUF982 domain-containing protein: MENNRFETPVTVKGAAGTTQLLRTAREASDYLLNNWPGKRSQKHREALQACHDALAGDKPAMIARRAFIAAAREVNVFVSDKAPV; the protein is encoded by the coding sequence ATGGAAAACAACCGATTTGAAACACCCGTGACCGTCAAGGGCGCGGCGGGAACCACTCAGCTCTTGCGGACCGCCCGCGAGGCTTCCGATTACCTCCTCAACAACTGGCCCGGCAAGCGCAGTCAAAAACATCGCGAAGCGCTGCAGGCCTGCCATGATGCGCTGGCCGGCGACAAACCGGCAATGATCGCAAGGCGTGCCTTCATCGCCGCCGCCCGCGAAGTGAACGTTTTCGTCAGCGACAAGGCGCCGGTCTGA